tttACATGTGATAGCATCCTTTGAGCTGAGCCAaccctctcccactcatctccttgcttGATTGTGCATCcaaagtgattccaagtgcatttgcttgagtgattgcatctagtggcacttggggatcgttgttgcTACGTTtttcttgttacttttggtggttgccgccatctaaacggcttggagcagtggaggagctttggcatgagttggtgattggtTGTGGCCATCTCCGGCATTCTTGTGAGGAGTGCTTGGGCTTATTCCCCGCGGAGTGCCAAAAGGCACTCTAGTAGATTGATCGTGGCTTGTGTTACCCTCATCCTGAGTAGTTCTTACGACGCCTTTGTGTAAGgctaggcatgtgatgcctattagcacgtgAGCCAcctaaagggtcgagatggcggactagagggggggtgaatagtcttttctaaaattaatcgcgtcggctaaccgaaacaagtgcggaattataactattggtctagccaagactacacccctctatctatgttctctagcaccttgcaaagatactaattatgcaactaaggtgccgggctagctagagctctcctaaacaattctaggagcaaggttacataaacctatgccactagtactttaagcaacaagggagctcctacacatgctagtaagcaaaagcacaaagctaactaagctcactagcaatgctcaataataaggcaaccaatgcctaattagagagcgcaaatacttagctacacaaactaagcaatgtgactaataaggttactaaaaccaaattagccacgcaagggagctacttctatgctacacaagcaagaaggtaattagcaagctacacaagctatctaattacaagagcaactacacaagcttaatatgtataaaagtaatagcaagcttgtgtaatggggatgcaaaccaatgggaagaacaaggttgacacgatgatttttctcccgaggttcacgtgtttgccaacacgctagtccccgttgtgtcgaccgctcacttggtggttcggcggctaattagcatcacccgctaagcccgcacgtcgggcgccgcaagaacctaccccagaagtgagggtagctcaatgacacgctttactagagttgctcttcgcggctcccacggggcaagcacaatacccctcacaagcacttctccggagcgccgcacaagcttcttgcgcgcttcaacggagaccaccaccaagccgtctaggaggtggcaacctccaagagtaacaagcaccactggcttgcaactcgatcacctagtgccactcgatgcaacctcacaatgcaatcgcactagaatcgctcactcacacaatcggatgatagctatcaagtatgtgtgagatagagggctcctaagcactctcaagcatggacacaaagtcccccaaggtgctccacgccagccatggccgaaggccacttctatttatagccccaagggctaaactagccgttaccccttcactgggcaaaagtcgggccgaccggacgctccggtcgtgttgaccggacgctggacctcagcgtccggtcgcccgtagacgaccacgtgtcctgattccaatggtcacttgacctgattGGACGTAGCAGCttcagctgaccggacgctgaaccaccagcgtccagtcgtttccagtaaggtaccgacctcgaccggacgcgtccggtcacacttgatcggacgcagcccagcgtccggtcacactccagcttctgcgtcaccgtacgtcagcctgaccaggGGCAGCCTGCCAGCATtcggtgcttttagacccagcatccagtcagttgaccgacgccagcgtctttgcgatcaactcgttttcacttctaactacttcacccttgctccaatgatccaaccataagaatttgcatccggcgcaatagaaaataggcattccattttcccgaaagcgccgaatccatctcaacccatctcaaccctgcaaacaccaacacctttgtaaatgtgctaacaccactaagtgtacaccaccatgtgtatgtgtgttagcttttcacaatcatttcccaaaggatgttagccactcaacttgccacgccgctcgatcctagcgacgatgcaaagttagatcactcgagtggcactagatgaccgatatgcaaacaagtttgcccctcttgatagtacggccatctatcctaaacccggtcataaacttctctacacacctatgaccggtgaaatgaaatgccctaggttatacctttgccttgtgcattccattccatctcctccaatgtcgatgcaacacatgcaccaacacgatcaacaatgatatgatccacttcatatcatcacatgatcatattggttcatcgatcttgactttacttgctcttcaccgttgccatcgtccatcggcgccaattcttgctcaagcttcactgccacgcggtccatcactccaaagcctttgacttgcccttcacgcttgcaaccggtccatcaagccaagtcttgtcttgatcttctccaccttgatcacatgactcaatgtcatgtctcatgtgcatttaagctccttcatcatcacatgtgtgagctttgcaacatttctaagccattttcaccttcatggcatatgttgctcacacacatgtacctgtggactaatcacctgtgtatctcacataaacacaattagtccacctaggttgtcactcaattaccaaaaccaaacaaggacctttcaccaccaagtgagtgagtcgccacaatgaggacgtagcttgtcggcaagcaagtgaacctcgggataaattgtGTGTCAATTTGGTCTTCTTGGTATTCTTATTGTTTGACACATCGCTTGCTGACTCGGTATACTCCACTCtaccctctcttgtatttacatttgtaGTATTCTTTTGTAGAGGTAGTTAGTAGTAGCTTGTTAGCTAGAGTAGCTTTGTACTTAGTTGTAACTAGCTCTTTGTTAGCTCTCTAGTTAATTTGTGTGCCATAGAATTGATAGGATACTAGAATtatagtaggtggcttgcaacccttgtagagctagagcaaaattcaCTTTGCGCCATTTGTTTTACTTACCGGCTAGCTCTAGTGATTTTGtagaattttattaggctattcacccccctctagccatttaggacctttcaagtggtatcggagccgtggtcaccgttaatttaaggcttaacaacctttggtgttaaaatggctcaaatcaaccatATGGGGAAGCCACCACACTTTGATGGGACATGCTATGACTATTGGAAGAGGAAGATGAGTGCTCACTTGAAATCAATGAATCGGAAGATATGGGATGTTGTGGAGAATTATTTCACGGTGATCAATCCAAACAATCCCACAGCAAATGAAGAAGAGAAGCTCCAATTCAATGATATAGCCATCAACACTTTGTATGATGCATTGGATgtaaaggtgtttgagcaaattaaggatcttgagagagctcatgatgtGTGGACAAGATTGGAAGAATCCTATGAGGGCACCAAGGCGGTCAAGAGTGCCAAGCtctacattctcaaagaaaaattATCAAGCTTCAAGATGTAAGAGAATGAGAGCATACCAGAGCGTTCCATCGGTTGAATGTGATAGTGAATGACTTGAAGAGTTTGGGAGAGAAGGTGGaagacaaggacttctcacataagttcttgagatgcttgccaccAAGATTTGATACTTTGGTCACTATCCTTGTGAGAGATATTGGAGACAATGACTccaaaccaagtactaggtgatgtggtcacTCAAGacacataccgtgtggaaagggatgggggcattcaagaggaagaaaagaagaagaagagtgtggcattcaaggccggcACTTCATCATCAAAgagcaagggcaaagctaagaaagaagaatcaagtgaagatgaaaagGAAGGCTCTATGGATGAAGATGAAGAGATGGCCCTCTTTGTGAGaagatttgacaagttcatgaagaagggctatgttgctagaagaagaaaggacaagACCAAGAGCAAGGATGAACCAAGAggatgctacaagtgcaagagcaaggATCATCTCATAGCCAATTGTCCtaacaatagtgacaatgatgaagatgagaagaaggacaagaaggacaagaaggagaagaaaatgaccttcaagaagaagaagggtcacTTATTGTgccacatgggatagtgatgcttcttctagtgatgatgatgatgactctaatgatgatgagaagaagacatCCAAGAAGAAGGGTCATGCAAGCATTACTATTCATGACAAGCCCTCCCTATTCGACACACCATCAtcgacatgcttcatggctaaggccacaaaGGTGCAATCCAAtgatgagagtgatagtgatagtgaggACAAGGAAAAGTACTCCAATGGGGAGCTCCTCGAGATGTTGCAAGGAGTtgcgcaagaaaaacaaatttcttgagcaatcccttgatgagctcaatggcactcatgagaggctaaagtaagcccatgagaagcttgagaaggctcactcctctcttctTGCTCTAGAGAAGAAGgaacctattgcaacatccaacataggtgttggtatttcttaacgtaaacagaaataatccacaagcacacggaattaccgttgtagcacttcacccagaagtattcagggtatcgtattttccataaGGAACgaaggtactcttctagctagtttgtccaaggacaacacaagggtagagttggtagaggttgagatggattcctatggttttagggtataaggatagataaactctacttctacttgcttacttcgggcaccgcaTATCACCTGGTCTGCCAAGTAATGCTAGCCTATAGCTCTACATCGAACCCAAAcatggggattacaagggacggacagggctgtcaccacctgtcgcctacccctcaaccatggggcacgaggcaaacaaaggtagcctctagcctagacaccacgtctacgctatcgactactactctagtgtcgtATAGGGTTATTAGTCTCTatcaggagccctctactagagtattcgcTATGGGAGCGGACGATGAACCCACAAGCAAataagagtaaagcttaactaatcaaaagactttctaccataagaaacacgaacactcacttagcggaaGATTCCAATGAAGTATAGCATAGGTGTTCATTGAGGTACAAGTTGGGGAAGACTATCGACGAGTTCGGTGCTTCCCCGAGCTCTTCCTCACATCTCTGCCTTACTACTCTAGCTAGCTAACTAGGGCATATGCCCTTGGAGTGATGCTCTTTGCACTTGCTCCCTTGGTGTGTTGGTCCAAATGAGGAGGgggagcctccttttataggtggagaggagggggttgATCCATGGAATATTCCATGATCCCCTCATAAAGTGCCCAAACCGCCATCTAGGTACATTGAATCTGTTCCACTCCTCAGCAATCGCCTTTGGAATGTCGGTAAGAGGCAGCCCATGCAAGACGGGGCTGATTGGGCTAGCTGGGGGGTGCAGCCGCACCATGGCTGGGCTCAAACAGGCCCATCTTCGGTGGGTGACCTGTGATCTTCTAGACTTGGCCCATGGGTGTTTGGCGCGAAGTTGAGGTGGTTTACTTTGGTTATGGGCTTGTTCTCCACTTGTCTAGGCTCTTATTTGCTTGGTTGTGGGCCTTctcccccttgggctcatgtcaggTGTTTGTATTTTTTTTCATGTATACTTTAGGCTCATTTTCTATGTAATTCCGACATGTCCCCCTGCAAATggtaaatcaccaaaactcatggaattcgtCAGTTGtaagccctaattctaagtttggtgttcatttgaGCAGATTTTAAGTGAGGGTTGGCAGTTAGAAATgggagttaaggaccaccaacaataGGCATAACTTGTGACATACTTaatgaatctttctataagcctattgttgttgttcccactaacccttcttgtagctcaACTTCCACTACTTcttcacctatgagtgatggtttcacttgtgatgcctcacttatggttgagaatgagaccttaaaaaaggaggtcaatgagctcactcacaccttaggcGAGGCCTACGGTGGTGAGGCCCACTTGcttaagtgcttgggtagccaacacttttctctcaacaaagagggattgagaTATACCCTCAAGaatggcaaggcggcctttgctcctcacaagactagttttgtgaagaacaatgatcggttttgcaatagatggaAGCAAGTTGGGCAcctagagcaatattgcaaaaacaagaacaagaacactaatgtatcctcaattcaatttgattcttgttgtgcttaccaagggtgtaaATGGTGTGTATGCTAACTTCATTGGtgcaccaattgtgggctcaaagaagaaagccatttgggtatcaAAGACCTTAGTCACTAACCTTGGAGGACCCAAAAAGGTTTgagtacctaaaaggaattgatttaattttgtaggtcaattataaagccggaggaaggtattgggtgcttgatagtgggtgcacacaacacatgaccggtgatgcaaggatGTCCAATTCAATCAATACAAGTGGCAATGATAGTTTTGATAGTATcacttttggtgacaatggcaaaggcaaggtcaagaggcttggtaagattacaatatccaatggcatgagcatatcaaatgtgttgctagttgagagcttgaacttcaatctattgtcagtagctcaactttgtgatcttggtttcaaatgcatctttggggtagatgatgttgagATCGTAAGTGTGGATGGTTCGGACTTGATctttaaaggatttagatatgaggaCCTTTATCTAATTGACTTCAATGCTAGTGAGACTTAACTATCAActtgtttgttcactaagtctagtatgggttggctatggcattgaaggcttggtcatgttggaatgaaacaattgaatagattaattaagcatgacttggttaaggGTTTGAAggatgtggtatttgagaaggatagattatgtagctcttgtcaagctaggaaacaagttggaaacactaaccctaagaagagcatgatgagcacaagtAGAGagtttgagttgttgcacatggacttatttggaccaacaacatacactagtattggtggaaataagtatggctttgtgatagtggatgattatacaagatacacatgggtcttctttctcgTTGACAAAAGTGACGTGTTTGATATATTCAAGTCTTTTGTCAAGAGatgccaaaatgagtttgaagtaacAATCAtgaaagtaagaagtgacaatggaagtgaattcaagaacacaaaaattgatgagctatgtgatgattttagaattaggcatcaattcttggccaagtacactccacaatcaaatggccttgttgagaggaagaatagaacactcattgatatgacaaggtgtatgcttagtgagtacaatgtgagtgattctttttgggccgaagcaatcaacacgacttgctattgtagcaaccgccccTCTACTGTCACCCtttgatggagaagacaccatatgagctattgaatagaAGAAAGCTCAATATtacatactttagagtgtttagttgcaaatgctatatcttgaagaaaggtactagactaagcaagtttgagaagaagtgtgatgaagggttcttacttggttactccactacaagcaaagcatatcgAGTTTGGAATAATACAACCAAGATAGTGGAAGAAgtccatgatgttgaatttgataaaaccaaagGATCTCAAGATGAAGAAAAAAAtttagatgatgtaagaggcactcaattgatcaatgctatgaagaatatggacattggtgatataaggccaaaacaagtgattgatgttgatgatgacaaagatcaagtgTTCCCTCCTCCAAGTGTGCATGTCAATGaaaatcaagctagtactagTGGTACTCATGATCAAGAGCAAGTCCaacaagtgcaagatcaacaagctaGTTTCATCTCAAGCGAATCAAGCAAATGATCAATCCCAAGTTCTCCAACCAATACACATTGCAAGAGATAATCCATTGGATCAAATAGTTAGGGACATAAGAagtggtgtgcaaacaagatcaagattagcatcccTTTGTGAGCATTACTCATTTATGTCATCATTTGAACCAACCAAGATTGAAGATGCattgatggatgttgattgggttaataccatgcatgaagagctaaacaactttactagAAACCAAGTTTAGGAACTAGTTGAGTGGCCTaagaatcataatgtgattggaaccaagtgggtctttcgaaacaagtaagatcaagatgggatagtgataaggaacaaagcaagattggtagcacaagactatactcaagtggaaggtcttgactttggtgaaacatatgccctagttactagattggaagcaattagaatcttgttagcttatgcttgtgcccacaacatccagctttatcaaatggatgtgaagagtgtattcttgaatgggtacatcaatgagttggtttatgttgagcaacccccgggttttgaagatgacaagaagcccaactatgtctacaagttgaagaaagcgtTGTATGGCTTGAATCAAgccctagagcatggtatgagagattgagggactttctactctctaaagggttcaagatgggcaaggttgacaccactctcttcatcaagaagataggcaatgacttatttgtgttgtaaatctatgttgatgatatcatatttggatcaaccaatcaagatttttgtgaggagtttggaaacaTGATGGCAAGTGAATTTGAAATGTTCATGATTAGAgatcttagttacttccttggtcttcaaatcaagcaaataaaggaatggcacatttgtgagtcaaggcaagtacataaaggacatgatcaagaaatttggaTTGGATGATGCAAAGGCAATTcatacaccaatggggacaaatggtcaTTTGGACTTGGacactagtggcaacatggtggatcaaaagttatatcggtctatgattggaagcctactctatgtcaccgcatcaaggccggatgtcatgttagtgtatgcatgtgtgcaagatctcaagcctcaccaagagaaaatcatttgaaggcaacaaagagaatattgaggtacttgaagcatacacaaaatgttggattatggttgtcgacatagaatttttgtcccatgccgaggacacgcagcaagccagaagggtctgctcgatggagctatagatccgcctagcttcagcgcagggatggtcgatcctgcgcactcctcccgagacgtgccagtcaatttgaccctataattgacaaggagagaaagttcataagtaattaagggcggggaacttgccggtgttgccacacagtcccgaatgtgtggctatgcgagccgatatgaaaggagatcgactaaatagtcgattctagcatatttatgagaataaatcggttaaagctcattgggttgtataagaagaatctgttatcatttaggataaatgtcattatttaAACAGATGTTAATCagtggcaataagatatcaacaatgatccgtttatgctgagccaatgattacaagtaaccgaaccccttttatataaagaaacaattcaaacACCATTTAactgtttaataaagataaatctaatgaacatgttagatctcatctatcgctatgactagtggggcatgaggtagaatcatgcaggccatagaaataacgatagacttgatgaccctaactcattactaatatcagtggggcatgaggtagaatcatgcaggccataatacaataataaggtcatggggctaacatatctttcaacctatctttacttcaatggtctcgtgatgcgaactgttcgtgaaagcactcgattatcggctaaaacagctgattcgggtgcatagcgcacagttaaagtcatgccttatcaggaatagatctatcaaataacgatccccactct
This sequence is a window from Miscanthus floridulus cultivar M001 chromosome 10, ASM1932011v1, whole genome shotgun sequence. Protein-coding genes within it:
- the LOC136488328 gene encoding uncharacterized protein, with product MTPNQVLGDVVTQDTYRVERDGGIQEEEKKKKSVAFKAGTSSSKSKGKAKKEESSEDEKEGSMDEDEEMALFVRRFDKFMKKGYVARRRKDKTKSKDEPRGCYKCKSKDHLIANCPNNSDNDEDEKKDKKDKKEKKMTFKKKKGHLLCHMG